From a region of the Candidatus Amarolinea dominans genome:
- a CDS encoding LysM peptidoglycan-binding domain-containing protein has translation MIVGVQFAWHTTEAQASSASAGTGPTTYFVKKGDTLTSIAKRYGVTIQAIAKLNGIKSTSKILVGQKLRIPSKTPVATPMPLATSVPAATRELPSVLPTGRPNN, from the coding sequence ATGATCGTCGGTGTGCAATTCGCCTGGCATACCACGGAAGCGCAAGCCAGCTCTGCCTCCGCTGGAACTGGCCCCACTACCTACTTTGTCAAGAAGGGCGATACTCTGACGAGCATCGCGAAGCGTTATGGCGTCACCATCCAGGCCATTGCGAAGTTGAATGGCATCAAGAGCACCAGCAAGATCCTTGTTGGGCAAAAGCTGCGCATTCCGAGCAAGACACCCGTAGCCACCCCGATGCCACTTGCCACCTCTGTCCCGGCGGCAACACGAGAGCTACCCTCCGTCTTGCCAACCGGGCGCCCCAACAATTGA